One stretch of Gammaproteobacteria bacterium DNA includes these proteins:
- a CDS encoding dienelactone hydrolase family protein produces MRLALVTALLLFSSLAQAIHQGWVTVEYPQDKADEKKLWWDEAWWDQGKLSKPDNYEVVQTEVTIKSGDVEVNALVFRPKAKGKFPAVLFQHGRRGIDDLTKLHPLRLAARGFVVLAPDVFSARFIEKYPIEHDYEIENDSAAAIDYLLSRKDISTKKICTVSHTRGGYITLKALVTKGKQSQVACYVAYYPHWQDPNAAEPMQVYRYAPEVDKLEIPVMVYFGEHDQYQRQRPIMMGIESLREKGRDAHLIIYPGVGRGFDFRPPTVRTFADDLAAKDAMQRTADFIKKHLKVK; encoded by the coding sequence ATGAGGTTGGCTTTAGTTACAGCCCTGTTGCTGTTTAGTTCTTTGGCGCAAGCCATTCATCAAGGCTGGGTAACAGTTGAATACCCGCAGGATAAAGCTGATGAGAAGAAACTGTGGTGGGATGAAGCTTGGTGGGATCAGGGAAAACTGAGTAAGCCCGATAACTACGAAGTGGTGCAAACGGAAGTCACAATTAAGTCCGGTGACGTGGAAGTCAACGCGTTAGTGTTCCGGCCTAAAGCTAAAGGTAAATTCCCAGCTGTGCTGTTTCAGCATGGCCGTCGAGGCATTGACGATTTAACCAAATTACATCCTTTACGCCTGGCGGCAAGGGGATTTGTAGTATTGGCGCCGGATGTGTTCAGTGCTCGATTTATTGAAAAATATCCTATTGAACATGACTATGAAATCGAAAATGATTCAGCCGCCGCAATCGATTATTTGCTTAGTCGTAAAGATATCTCTACAAAAAAAATATGTACTGTGTCTCATACCCGAGGAGGGTATATAACTTTGAAAGCCTTAGTGACAAAAGGCAAACAGAGTCAGGTGGCTTGTTATGTTGCATATTATCCTCATTGGCAGGACCCTAATGCGGCGGAACCTATGCAAGTGTATCGTTATGCTCCTGAAGTTGATAAACTGGAAATCCCTGTGATGGTCTATTTTGGCGAGCACGATCAGTACCAGCGTCAGCGTCCCATTATGATGGGGATAGAGTCCTTGCGAGAGAAAGGGCGCGATGCGCACTTGATCATCTATCCAGGCGTTGGTCGAGGATTTGATTTTCGTCCGCCAACGGTTCGAACTTTCGCGGATGATTTGGCGGCAAAAGATGCGATGCAGCGAACGGCTGATTTCATAAAAAAGCACTTAAAGGTGAAATAG
- a CDS encoding protocatechuate 3,4-dioxygenase: MRKTSFEQRRRQLLGLIGAIPLGVSARPGLMTPAQTEGPFYPVQEQRDKDLDLTQIRGSKRKAQGRVIQIQGAVLSSQGAVLQDAVVEIWQANTWGRYHHPRDPNVRARLDPHFQGWGEVLTGPKGEFRFKTIYPGIYPAGPGWLRPPHIHFKVRKSGFANLTTQMYFPAEKLNRSDFILQNIAKDQQHMLIAKAGEDADTFLFSIILASS; encoded by the coding sequence ATGAGAAAAACGTCTTTTGAACAGCGGCGACGCCAATTATTGGGGTTGATTGGAGCAATACCCTTGGGTGTTAGCGCACGGCCCGGTTTGATGACACCGGCTCAAACCGAAGGGCCATTTTATCCCGTACAGGAACAGCGGGATAAAGACCTGGATTTAACTCAAATCCGTGGAAGCAAACGCAAGGCCCAAGGTCGGGTTATCCAAATACAAGGTGCGGTGTTATCGTCTCAAGGTGCGGTTCTACAGGATGCTGTAGTGGAAATTTGGCAGGCCAATACCTGGGGACGTTACCATCATCCCCGTGATCCCAATGTGCGCGCACGTTTGGATCCTCACTTTCAGGGATGGGGAGAGGTGCTAACCGGGCCTAAGGGCGAGTTCCGTTTTAAAACAATCTATCCGGGAATTTACCCGGCCGGACCCGGTTGGTTGCGCCCGCCACACATTCATTTTAAGGTGAGAAAAAGCGGCTTTGCGAACTTAACCACACAAATGTACTTCCCGGCCGAAAAACTTAACCGCTCCGATTTTATTCTACAAAATATTGCTAAAGATCAACAGCATATGTTGATTGCCAAAGCAGGGGAGGATGCCGATACTTTTTTGTTTTCCATCATACTGGCCTCAAGCTAA
- a CDS encoding PilZ domain-containing protein, producing MKENRMHARTPCKAKVKLVHSLGQYMVTLRDMSAGGVFLETEELHLFKVGDVVVLQIQGMMVEGPEIEAEVVRMEATGLGLKFLESDAG from the coding sequence ATGAAAGAAAATCGGATGCATGCCCGAACGCCGTGTAAGGCCAAAGTCAAACTGGTACATTCCCTGGGCCAATATATGGTCACTCTACGGGATATGTCCGCCGGTGGGGTATTTTTGGAGACGGAGGAGTTGCACCTGTTTAAAGTGGGTGATGTTGTGGTGCTGCAAATACAAGGGATGATGGTAGAAGGTCCCGAGATTGAAGCTGAGGTGGTGCGTATGGAAGCGACTGGTCTGGGATTGAAGTTTCTCGAAAGTGATGCAGGCTGA